A region of the Paracoccus pantotrophus genome:
CTGCGCCTCGGCGTCAACATCGACCACGTCGCCACCATCCGCAACGCCCGCGGCACGCCCTGGCCCGACCCGGTACGCGCGGCAAAACTGGCCGAGGAGGCCGGCGCCGACGGCATCACCGCCCATCTGCGCGAGGATCGCCGCCATATCTCGGACGCGGATATCGACCGGCTGATGGCGGCGCTGAAATCGCCGCTGAACCTGGAAATGGCCGCGACGGCGGAAATGCAGGCCATCGCGCTGCGCCACCGCCCGCATGCCGTCTGCATCGTCCCCGAAAAGCGCGAGGAGCGCACGACCGAGGGCGGGCTCGACGTGGCCGGCAACGAGGCTTTCCTCGCCGATTTCATCGCGCCCCTGCGCGAGGCGGGCTGCCGGATCTCGCTCTTCATCGGCCACGAACAGAAACAGATCGAGGCCGCCGCCCGCATCGGCGCCGCGGTGGTGGAACTGCATACCGGCGCCTATTGCGACCTCGACACCGAAAG
Encoded here:
- a CDS encoding pyridoxine 5'-phosphate synthase — its product is MLRLGVNIDHVATIRNARGTPWPDPVRAAKLAEEAGADGITAHLREDRRHISDADIDRLMAALKSPLNLEMAATAEMQAIALRHRPHAVCIVPEKREERTTEGGLDVAGNEAFLADFIAPLREAGCRISLFIGHEQKQIEAAARIGAAVVELHTGAYCDLDTERRLSERDLELEALRKAAAQAHLLGLEVHAGHGLTFDTVGPIAAIPELRELNIGHFLIAESVFLGLGPAIREMRRRMDAARG